The following are encoded together in the Pempheris klunzingeri isolate RE-2024b chromosome 24, fPemKlu1.hap1, whole genome shotgun sequence genome:
- the LOC139223430 gene encoding bone morphogenetic protein receptor type-2-like: MYTIMAVGRITMKSLAKFGFCLTILLTSVAAAQGEERECAFTDQQQQWEMERVAGGEGRVSPENTTIRCAKGSHCFGLWEKSPPGEVRLVKQGCWTHLGDHQSCRVDRCVVTNLPPQIQNGTYHFCCCGSDMCNVNFTEDFPLPSPTTAQPIYPHTLGYEETVIITLATVSVLAVLAVAAFFGYRMMHGDGKQGLHNLNMMEAAGSESSLDLDNLKLLELIGRGRYGAVYCGSLDERPVAVKVFTAANRQNFLNECSIYRLPLLEHDNIARFVAADERTGPEGRTEYLLVMDYYPHGSLSRYLSVQTNDWVSSCRLAHSVTRGLAYLHTELFKGDLYKPAVSHRDLNSRNVLVKADGTCVIIDFGLSMKLTGNRPARHGEEENAAISEVGTIRYMAPEVLEGAVNLRDCESALKQVDMYALGLIYWETFMRCTDLFPGESVPEYQMAFQAEAGNHPTFEDMQVLVSREKQRPKFPEAWKENSLAVRSLKETMEDCWDQDAEARLTAQCAEERLAELLLIWDRSKSVSPTLNPMSTTLHNERNRMTPKSGPYTDHPSTYIEEHEGVAKNTQADTSSSVSGRAGAGTGERNRNSINQERQQQANARLPSPEGSSNSMGLRGSPSASTTTTTIISESEGPAGVATVPVCLHLTQEDLETTKLDPKEVDKNLKESSDENLMEHSQKQFCSPDPLSPGSSSLLYPLIKMASEATGTSDPAAPMPTTIFPLPKQQNLPKRPSSLPLRTKPTKKESSSSSLRFKFGRSGKSNLRQVEGTKMNIGVVTGTNTAGEAHRGTGTNNTPVLRDTHVNGSVNGAVNGHASAGMSSMAAGGATGFGGSSITQNGSAALRSDDSRLSLGVITASPDEHEPLLSREREQPDPRDTSSSVAALRSARPNTNNNNSNTGHGRGEGESGGESDGGEEEGSGEGGSRETTGAPGESSGSGSGTAAPQGEAAVTMRGEALLRQPRARRPERPNSLDLSFTTQDLSSLGGGLVQPDGALGTGEKIKKRVKTPYSLKKWRPTTWVISTDTRGPEVNNNGSTRGQGHSQNRPKSSSAIYLRGGSLASEPSDTHV; this comes from the exons CAGcgcagggggaggagagggagtgtgCCTTCacggaccagcagcagcagtgggagatggagagagtggCCGGGGGCGAAGGCCGGGTCTCCCCGGAGAACACCACCATCCGATGTGCCAAGGGGAGCCACTGTTTTGGCCTGTGGGAGAAAAGTCCTCCAGGCGAAGTTCGACTAGTCAAACAAG GTTGCTGGACTCACCTGGGCGACCACCAGAGTTGCCGTGTGGACCGCTGCGTGGTGACCAACCTCCCTCCACAGATCCAGAACGGGACGTACCACTTCTGCTGCTGCGGCAGCGACATGTGCAATGTCAACTTCACAGAGGACTTCCCACTGCCCAGCCCCACCACTGCACAACCCATCT ACCCTCACACACTGGGCTACGAAGAGACCGTAATTATCACCCTGGCAACAGTCTCCGTGCTGGCCGTGCTCGCTGTAGCAGCCTTCTTCGGTTATCGCATGATGCACG GAGATGGTAAGCAAGGCCTGCACAACCTGAATATGATGGAGGCTGCTGGCTCTGAGAGCTCCCTGGACCTAGACAATCTCAAACTGCTGGAG CTGATTGGGCGTGGCAGATATGGCGCTGTCTACTGTGGCTCTCTGGATGAGCGGCCTGTGGCTGTGAAGGTGTTCACTGCAGCCAACCGCCAAAACTTCCTCAATGAATGCTCCATCTACCGGCTACCGCTGCTGGAGCATGACAACATCGCACGGTTTGTGGCTGCTGACGAGCGGACTGGCCCAGAGGGGCGCACAGAGTACCTGCTGGTCATGGACTACTACCCACAT GGCTCTCTGAGTCGGTACCTGAGCGTCCAGACCAACGATTGGGTCAGCAGCTGTCGGCTCGCTCACTCCGTCACCCGTGGCCTGGCGTACCTGCACACAGAGCTCTTCAAAGGAG ACTTGTACAAGCCTGCGGTGTCCCACAGGGACTTGAACAGCCGCAATGTTCTTGTCAAGGCGGACGGCACATGTGTCATCATTGATTTCGGCCTGTCCATGAAGCTGACTGGGAACAGGCCGGCGCGTCACGGGGAGGAGGAAAACGCCGCTATAAGTGAG GTGGGGACGATCCGCTACATGGCTCCAGAGGTGCTGGAGGGGGCGGTGAACCTGAGGGACTGTGAGTCGGCGCTGAAGCAGGTTGATATGTACGCCCTGGGCCTGATCTACTGGGAGACCTTCATGAGATGCACCGACCTTTTCCCTG GAGAGTCTGTGCCAGAGTACCAGATGGCCTTTCAGGCGGAAGCCGGGAACCACCCGACGTTTGAGGACATGCAGGTCCTGGTATCCAGGGAGAAGCAACGGCCCAAATTCCCTGAGGCGTGGAAAGAGAACAGTttg GCGGTTCGCTCTTTGAAAGAGACGATGGAGGACTGTTGGGACCAGGATGCAGAGGCCCGTCTCACGGCACAGTGTGCCGAGGAACGACTGGCAGAGCTGCTCCTCATATGGGACCGCTCCAAGTCTGTCAGCCCTACTCTGAACCCCATGTCCACCACCCTGCACAACGAGAG AAATCGCATGACGCCAAAGTCTGGGCCGTACACAGACCATCCCTCCACCTACATTGAAGAGCACGAAGGCGTGGCCAAGAACACGCAGGCTGACACCAGTAGCTCTGTGAGCGGTCGAGCTGGGGCCGGAACCggtgagagaaacagaaattCTATCAACCAGGAGCGCCAGCAGCAAGCCAACGCCCGGCTGCCCAGCCCAGagggcagcagcaacagcatggGCCTGAGAGGCAGCCCCTCAGCCTCCACCACAACAACCACTATCATCTCTGAGTCTGAGGGGCCTGCAGGGGTCGCCACAGTCCCCGTCTGCCTCCACCTGACCCAGGAAGACTTGGAAACCACCAAGCTTGACCCGAAAGAGGTGGACAAGAACCTGAAGGAGAGCTCGGACGAGAACCTGATGGAGCACTCACAGAAGCAGTTCTGCTCTCCTGATCCACTGAGCCCCGGCAGCTCCAGCCTCCTTTACCCGCTCATCAAGATGGCCAGTGAGGCCACAGGGACATCGGACCCCGCTGCCCCCATGCCCACCACTATCTTCCCCCTGCCCAAGCAGCAGAACCTGCCCAAGAGGCCGTCCAGTCTGCCCCTGCGCACCAAGCCCACCAAGAAGGAGTCATCGTCGTCTTCGCTCAGGTTCAAGTTCGGACGCTCAGGGAAGTCCAACCTGCGGCAGGTGGAGGGAACAAAGATGAACATTGGTGTAGTaacaggcacaaacacagccGGAGAGGCTCATCGAGGCACAGGCACAAACAACACACCTGTTCTACGAGACACGCATGTTAATGGTAGTGTTAACGGCGCAGTTAACGGGCACGCCAGCGCCGGGATGTCATCCATGGCTGCAGGTGGAGCGACGGGTTTCGGAGGATCCAGCATAACTCAGAATGGGTCCGCAGCCCTGAGGTCAGACGACAGCCGTCTGAGCCTTGGCGTCATCACGGCCAGCCCCGACGAACATGAGCCACTACTGAGCCGCGAGCGAGAGCAGCCCGATCCAAGAGACACGTCCTCCAGCGTCGCCGCTCTCCGCTCAGCCCGACCCAacactaacaacaacaacagcaacacggGCCACGGCCGGGGGGAAGGGGAGAGCGGAGGAGAGAGcgacggaggagaggaggaggggagcggggagggagggagcagggaaACCACGGGGGCCCCAGGTGAAAGCTCGGGTTCGGGATCCGGCACCGCTGCCCCTCAGGGGGAAGCTGCAGTCACCATGAGAGGGGAGGCCCTGCTCAGGCAGCCCAGAGCCCGCAGGCCTGAGAGACCCAACTCCCTGGACCTGTCCTTCACAACACAGGACCTGTCCTCACTAG GGGGGGGCTTGGTTCAGCCAGACGGAGCCCTGGGGACAGGAGAGAAGATCAAAAAGCGCGTCAAAACACCGTATTCCCTGAAGAAGTGGCGACCCACCACATGGGTCATCTCCACAGACACCAGGGGGCCAGAGGTTAACAACAACGGGTCCACCCGCGGCCAAGGTCACAGTCAGAACCGGCCCAAGTCCAGTTCAGCTATCTACCTGAGGGGGGGGAGCTTGGCCAGCGAGCCAAGCGACACGCACGTGTGA